The genomic DNA ATTTCATTGACTGCTTGCCGCATGATGTATTCCGGCTTAATGGTGGAAAAAATTCTACTTGTGGCACTTGTTATTTTTTTTTGATTTTCCATACAGTTTCTATTTTATAAACTGTATAGCTATTTTAGGGAAAGACACTGGGGCTCGAGCCCCAGTACACCGTGCCCAAGCCCGGGATGCTCAGGCGCGAGCCCGTGACACTCCTTCGCGGTAACGGGGCAGCGGTTCTCAAGCCCGGCACACTCAGGCGCGAGCCCCCGATACCCGTTAGAGAGAACGGTGCACGGAGGCACGCGCACGGGTTGCTGAAACATTATAAGGAAGCGCTGAAGTGCGGGTTACTTGTTGCCGCTTTCGCTGTTTTTATGTTTGGCGAGATAATTTTTCAACTTGTTATTTCCGCTGCGGGTGAGGCGAAGAATAAGCCCGTTGCTTAGCAGCGCCTTTCGCCATTTGCGGTTGAGCACACAGCCGATTTTTACCAGCAGAAACCAGTCAATGCGCCTGAAGAGATTGAGGTCCCAGACCTTTTGATGAAAATGGATTAACGGATAACCGTAGATGAGCGGCTCCTTTTCATTTTCAAAATACAGTTCGCAGTTTTGCCCGCGCGCTTTTGCATAGAGCACATCGGCTCCGTCTTTTTGGTAGGGGAAACCATTTACATCCCTGAATGTAAGAGGCACTTGCATTGCAATGTACATTTAGCGTAATTTTTTTTGCATGGCAGTTGTTTTATAAATGCTGAAACGGCAGCAGGAGGAAATTTATTTGAAGAAGAATGTTAAAAAATGTTAACCGCGCGGAGAGGGAGCAGTTAATTTTTTTCTCTCTTTTTCTGCAACCTTTCCCGAACATTTCCGTAAGAAAAAGCATTCTCGCTCTTGATACGTTCTACAATTTAAACTTACTGTCCATGAAAAGCATAGATGTTGCTAAAATGGATGCTGCATTGTTAAAGAAAATAGAAGAACTTAGTTTATACACAATAGAACTGCAAAAAGAAAATAAAGCAATGGAGGAGAGAATTGAAAAACTGGAAAAAGGAAAATAAATTATGAAAAAATTATTTTCACCATGCATACTAATATTATTCTTTCTCATTTCTAAAATATATTCACAAAATGATTCACTTCTTATCCTTGAATTTGTTAATAAAAAAAATCCTGAACACATTGAAATTCTTAAAACAGGTAAAAAAATAAAATTAAAAATGAAAAAAGGAAGTCAACACTATTTTTGTAAAGGCAAACTAACAGCAATTACAGATACAAATATTGTAATCTATCATATTAGATTTAAATATGACTCCATTTTGGATTATAGATTCAATAATCATCCTTTTGGAAAAATTATACTTGGTGTTGCAGGCGCAGGTGCTTTTATATATGGCGTTTTATGGACAACAATAGCAACAGTACTTATCCCCGAATATCCAATATTTGCAATCTTTTATGCTTCTATAGCTGTTACAGGAGGAATAATGTTTTATAAAGCAGTAACAAAAAATAAGCATCCTGTTAATAGGTGGAATAGTTCGCTCAAAAAAATAAAAGGGTAAAGAATTTTAGTTTGTATAAATAATTTATCTATGAAAATAAAAACAGGAATATCAGCAATAATAATTTCAAACTTTTTATTTGGCTTCAGCTTGTTGCAGGCGTAAAGCAATCAAACCAATCTTGATAAGTACTGGCATTACAGATACCGGCTTGTAAATTATTTTATGGTTATTGGAAACAAACCCGGAGAAAGTTTGCCGGCTACTGTGAGGAATATTTGGGGAGATAAACAAAAATAATTCATGAGAAAACTTTTCATAACAATAGTGTTTTTACTTACTGCGAAAAGTTTTTTTGCCCAAGATAGTTTAAGTAGCAATAAAATACTTGATAAAACGGAATTTAGAAAGAATGCAGTGTATGGAGAAATAGGGGGAAATGCTGGAGGTGTTTTTTCATTGAATTATGAAAGAAAATTATTTAAAAATAATCCTGGCTTTTTTACAGCAAGGGCAGGAGTTTTAATAAACATAAATGAACGAGCAAGTGTTCTTGGAGGACCAGCTATATTGATAAATTATATTTCGGGAAAATATAAAAATCATTTTGAAATTGGACTTGGTGCAAGATTGCCTGGAATCATATCACATGATAATTTAAAGAATAAATATGTTACAGCATGGGGAGACAATGATATCTGGATTTTAGTTCCAACTGCAAATTTAATGTATCGCTATCAAAAATCAGAAGGTAAATTTCTTTTTAGAATTGGATGGACACCATTATTTTATAACGCGACAAGTAGTAATGCGAGTCCTGCTGCTATATTTTATTGGTTTTTTGTAGGGGCAAGTATGGGTTATATGTTTTAAAAATTGTATATGAAAAAAATAATTTTTATTCTGTTATTGTTTTTATTGGTTATAGTTTGTAACTCGCTCAAAGCACAAAATAATGTATAAAGAAAAATACATAGTTGTTTTTCTCCTCCTTGCTTTTTGCATTACCGATTGCAAAAAATATCCTGAGGGCGGAAAGCATTGCGGAGTTGCTACCAGAATAAATGGTAATTGGACAATTGAACAGTTATTAATAAATGGTATTGATTCGACTGATTATTATTGGGGAATGACTCAATGTCTATTCGCGGATAGTAAGAAGATACAATTTAATGGTGGCTCTCTTTTTTCTAAACATGGAACATTTACTGGGAATTGTACAGGAGGTGATTGGGAATTGAAAAATCAAAAGAATGTGATTGTTTTTTCTGACCCAAGAACGAGTGGAATAGGGCATCCTTATGGATTCTTATATCCTCTTTATACTGCTTCATCAAAATCCGGTGAATGGTTAATATTAAAATTAACTAAAAGCGAAATGCATCTTCAGGCAAATTATAATAGCATAGAGTATAATTACTTTTTTAAAAAATAAAATGAAATTATTTTTCTTTTTTTCTTTAATGTTGTTATCCACAACAAGCACATTTTCACAAGCAGATTTATTTCAGTATAAAGAGAGGGAAAGAGGGAGAGTTTGTTTGAAAGTTTTTACGGAGAAGGTAGTGATTCAGTAACTCGCCCTTGTTTTCCCACACCCCGTTGTTATTTACTTTTTCACTGCAAAACATCTTCCCGTTAAAAAATTAAATATCATTGCGGTCAAATTAATTCTTCGATTCGTTCAGAGTGACATGTCAGTCCGGGCGGAGTCGGGGACTCAAACCTAAACGAACCATGAAAAAAATTTATTCATTACTCATCGCTCTTACTATCTGCGGAATTTCTTTTTCGCAAAACACGCTGAAAGGAAAAGTATACGATGAAAACGGCAAGCCGCTCAGCGGGGCTTTCATTTTCGAGCAGGGCACCATGAACGCCACCCGCTCCAGCGCTGACGGAAGTTATTCCATCAACTATAAAGATACCGCTTCGGTAATCACGTTCAGTTACGTGGGCTATCTGAAAAACCAGATTCTGGCAGAGCACCGCACCGCGTACGATGCCGCCATGATTCTCGCCAACACATTGGGCACTGCCGAAATTGTGGGAACGCGCAGGTTGGGCAGAAGCCAGACCGAAACTGCCGTGGGAGTAGATATCATTGATGTTGCAAAACTTTCTTCCGTATCGGGGCAAACCGAAGTGAATCAACTCTTACAGGAAACCGCGCCTTCGTTCAACTCGAACAAACAGAGCGGGGCAGATGGCGCTGACCATATTGACCCCGCCACGCTTCGCGGCTTGGGACCTGACCAAACGCTGGTGCTCGTGAACGGAAAGCGCAGGCACCAGTCCTCGCTCATCAATCTTTTCGGTTCGCGCGGAAGAGGAAACACCGGCACCGATTTGAATGCCATTCCGCTTTCCGCCATTGACCATATAGAAATTCTGCGCGATGGAGCGAGCGCGCAATACGGCTCCGATGCCATTGCGGGAGTTGTGAACGTGGTGCTGAAATCAAACACAGGTGAAATGACCGGCAGCGTTCTCACGGGAATGAACAAAGCCACTCCTCCTTCCATGTTCAAAGTGGTGAAGCCCGAAAGAAAATTTGATGGCGAAACCTGGCAGTTCAGCGCAAACAACGGAGTGAAAATAGGCAAAGACGGTTTCATTAATCTTACGATGGACGCTTCGAGCAAGAAGCATACGTTCCGCCCTTCCGATACCAGCGCTTCGCAATACGGTGCAGGCGGAATCTACCGCAGAAAATTTGGTGATGCTTCTTCCAATAACGCTTCGCTGTTCATGAACTCTTCTGTTTCTGCGGGAGAAAACACCGAAGTATATGCTTTTGGCGGATACAATTACCGTTTCACGGAAGCATATGCATGGTCGCGTGATTCGCTTTCCGAGCGCAATGTGAAATCGCTTTACCCTGCGGGAATGGACCCCGTGATTCAATCGGTGATTACGGATAAATCAATGTCAATGGGCGTGCGCTCCAAACTTCACAACGGCTGGAACATGGATGTGAACAATACATTTGGCGCGAACAATTTTCATTTCTCCGTTGATAAAACCGCAAACGCAACGCTCGGCTACAATTCGCCCACGCATTTCAATGCAGGCGGATTTAATCTTTCCGAAAACACTTCTTCGCTCAACTTCTCCAAGTTTTATCCCGAAGTGCTTTCGGGTTTGAACGTGGCGTTCGGCTCGGAATTCAGAATTGACAACTATAAAATTTTTGCCGGTGAAGAGGGCTCGTATAAATCATACGGCAAAGTGCTGAACCGCGTGGACAGCATATTTAATCCGGATGGAACATTCAATAGTGTGGACAGCGTGTTTGCACCGGGCGGCTCGCAGGGCTTTCCGGGTTTCC from Bacteroidota bacterium includes the following:
- a CDS encoding TonB-dependent receptor, translated to MKKIYSLLIALTICGISFSQNTLKGKVYDENGKPLSGAFIFEQGTMNATRSSADGSYSINYKDTASVITFSYVGYLKNQILAEHRTAYDAAMILANTLGTAEIVGTRRLGRSQTETAVGVDIIDVAKLSSVSGQTEVNQLLQETAPSFNSNKQSGADGADHIDPATLRGLGPDQTLVLVNGKRRHQSSLINLFGSRGRGNTGTDLNAIPLSAIDHIEILRDGASAQYGSDAIAGVVNVVLKSNTGEMTGSVLTGMNKATPPSMFKVVKPERKFDGETWQFSANNGVKIGKDGFINLTMDASSKKHTFRPSDTSASQYGAGGIYRRKFGDASSNNASLFMNSSVSAGENTEVYAFGGYNYRFTEAYAWSRDSLSERNVKSLYPAGMDPVIQSVITDKSMSMGVRSKLHNGWNMDVNNTFGANNFHFSVDKTANATLGYNSPTHFNAGGFNLSENTSSLNFSKFYPEVLSGLNVAFGSEFRIDNYKIFAGEEGSYKSYGKVLNRVDSIFNPDGTFNSVDSVFAPGGSQGFPGFRPANEVNVSRTNKALYADGELDITENLLVGTALRLEDYSDFGTTTNGKISARYKISNYISARASYGTGFRAPSLAQLYYNTTFTDFVAGQPIDKIIAANNSPITYALGIPELKPEQSANVSYGFTIHRKSFSFTVDAYSVNIKDRIVLTGAFYDSDPVIGNDLKALGVGAAQFFTNAVNTKTHGVDIVLAHTPIITDKKTLRVSVAANFNNMKIDRIYTNDKLKGKENTYFGLREQYFLLASAPKSKITFNANYEVNKFFVDARVNVFGKVQLVNWNDNGDSIADPGEVDVYKSKATLDLALGYNFNNIRITFGAINILNTYPDAHDPALTESGGIWDAVQMGFAGAYYYTKVGFKF